The region GCCCGTCAGTGGGGGGAACAGACTCTAGATGATCCTCAACAAAAAGGCCATGCTTTTAAGTGCCATTCAAACACTGGATCCAGTGATCCAGAACCAGAGTTCAAACTGGTAGGTCGCTGCGAGCTCAGGGAGGAGACACGCGTCTGTTTCGCACGTTTAAGTAATGGTGGCAGCCGGCCCCAATCCCTGCCCCCTCCTCAACCTGCAAACTGTCGCCAAGAGGAGCTGTGGAGCCGCGGTCTGCCCTCGTTGGGTGCTGTGACACAACTGCGTGTCACAGTGCCATTCGGCGGTGCAGCCTCAGCTTTGGGGTTGAAGGCTTTGGTTGTTTGGGGACAACCTGCTCGCTGCTGTCCTCCAGAAGAAGTGGAGAGGATTAAAAGAGTCCATGAAGCCAATCAAAGACAACTGCCTGCCCCTGTGTTATTTACCGCCTCTGTCAGCAAAAAAATAACGGCATCACAAGCTGCCAAACCTACTAGGTATGTGTTACTGAAAATGACATCTAGAAGATCCCCTCATCCCAGTTGTCTAAAAAGCAATCTGATCTGATGTAAAGGTATCAGATTGGATCAAAATTTGAAAATGGATTGAAAGGATAAAAAGTTTTGATAAGTTCAGGTAATCCAATCCCAGTTTACCTCCAGATAAAACCCACACTTTGTGTTGCTCAACATTTTGATGTCGGAACCTGGActgcctgctttgaggacttcagtctctgtacatggggcacgcacactaaccactaggccactggcacCCCGTGATACTTTTACCATATTTTACACTTGAGAGCTGTCCCAATCAAATCATCTAATAgctgttaataaaaaaacacaacatatttaataaaaGCAACTGTCTGGATCTTTTGGTTTGTGTggatttggcgccccctgtggacaaagtatgtaGCATGTTCTCCAATTTAGAGCACTGGTAGTCTTGATTTGATAGTCTATTTGAAAACAGTAGATCATATCCAATTTCTTAGGACAAAATGGGACAAAACCTTATTACCTAATCTTgggtagcaaaaaaaaaaagatttccatATTAGGATAATTGTTATCCAGATGATACTATTTGATCAGCCCCTTGCTGTAGATATCAAAGCAATTATTCAATATTGATTTCGAAAATATTTCTAATTATCTGTTGACTTTCTGTCCGACTCCAGCAATCATTCCGTCCCAGAGGAGTTCCTCGACCCGATAACCCAGGAGGTAATGATGCTGCCCATGCTGCTGCCCAGCGGCGTGTCAGTGGACAACAGCACACTGGACGAGCACCAGAAGAGAGAAGCCACTTGGGGTAGACCCCCAAATGACCCCTTCACTGGCGTCCCATTTACCTCGACCTCCCAGCCTCTTCCTAACCCACAACTGAAAAGCCGCATCGACCTCTTTCTCTTGCAGAAAGGGATGATGGGAAGGGATGGCATGTTAGGGGGacaaggggagggagagaatcCCCAGGTCTCCAGACTTTTAGCATCTGAGGTGGAGACCCAGAAGTCTCCAAGTCATAATACAAACTCGACAAACAGTGCTGGTGTTGACTATAATGGTGGCAACAGGAACTCAAATAGAATCCCAACAAAAGAAGAGACTGGTTTAGGATACTCTTCAGAAAACAGGATTCACATATTTAGTTCCCAGCCTCTGACCACAGAGAATGATTCAGAGTTTAAAGGGAGAAGGAAACGAGATCTAAGTGATATAACCAAAGAGTCCAAAGAGGAGCTGAACGGTGACAAGCAACtactgcagaaaacaaaaagagcaaaaaatgaCACAGTTTCAGGTGAGTCAAATATGTTTTGTCAAAATCAGACCCTCAATCTtaaatgtccccccccccccttcctgcaCCTGACATGTTTGTTGTGTCCATATTTGCTCCCTCACCGTACTTCTGAAGTCTCGAGCTGCGACTCTCATGAGCAGCGTTTGTCGGCCAGCCTGGACGAGGCCCTCTTCTCCGCTCTGCAGGGCCGGCCCTCCTTCACCACGAACTTGTCCCGGCAGAAAAATGACTCTGAACCACTGAGCACCACTCTGCACGCTCAGACTGCAGGCACCCTAAACATGCCAAGAGGTAAGACTTCTATATGCCCTATTTCTATATAAGGAAGACTCGATcctaacaataataataataataataataataataataataataatagcttggttttatatagcgcctttcaAGAAACCCAAGAACAATTTACAGTGGagcaaaaatttaaaaaaaacagaacaaagaaagaaataacacaaaacaaacaaatgaaggaaaaataaCTGGGTGATAAATTGGGGGAGACAGTTGACTGTCCAAAGACATCACATTCTGTACATGTCAAAACTGTTGTTTGTAGTTAAGGTTGTATCGTTATCCTTTTGAGGTGCTGTGACATCAGTGGATAGAGACGGTTACTTAGCGTATAGGaagatctaaaaaaaattatattaacTTCTGAAGCATTATCTAACCCTATTTAATGTACTCCAGTACACCACCACCCAAAATAGACTCCCATAATAGATCTAAATGTAATTGCACAGGAGGTCATGATGTTATGGCTCATTGGTGTATGTTATTTGTAACATTACTGTCATTTTTCTGCTATTTACTTTGTGATTTTAAAGCCAGGGTAACAAACTGATCAGCTTCTTTCTCATATCGATCAAGTTAAAGAGTTTAATCAACAAAGCCTTCTATTTTACGTGTTGT is a window of Labrus mixtus chromosome 5, fLabMix1.1, whole genome shotgun sequence DNA encoding:
- the ubox5 gene encoding RING finger protein 37 isoform X1 — encoded protein: MVFNLCLPHFHTSVHCNKLCADGYDVSNLVSADPALRRRGFKLEYFLRPPVQVTLKFDFQVELCRVDVELWPWGMDRGQACKRLEISTSSDPLPSDNNKHKQVQQIKDQKEQRGKKQRDCKSRQTNGNQWSVQARQWGEQTLDDPQQKGHAFKCHSNTGSSDPEPEFKLVGRCELREETRVCFARLSNGGSRPQSLPPPQPANCRQEELWSRGLPSLGAVTQLRVTVPFGGAASALGLKALVVWGQPARCCPPEEVERIKRVHEANQRQLPAPVLFTASVSKKITASQAAKPTSNHSVPEEFLDPITQEVMMLPMLLPSGVSVDNSTLDEHQKREATWGRPPNDPFTGVPFTSTSQPLPNPQLKSRIDLFLLQKGMMGRDGMLGGQGEGENPQVSRLLASEVETQKSPSHNTNSTNSAGVDYNGGNRNSNRIPTKEETGLGYSSENRIHIFSSQPLTTENDSEFKGRRKRDLSDITKESKEELNGDKQLLQKTKRAKNDTVSVSSCDSHEQRLSASLDEALFSALQGRPSFTTNLSRQKNDSEPLSTTLHAQTAGTLNMPRGDKTCSNCSCSISVYSKPASCVYRLTCGHLLCGSCLRRKSQPLNSATESTSNHVSCPNCLSPTPRSDITRVHH
- the ubox5 gene encoding RING finger protein 37 isoform X2 translates to MVFNLCLPHFHTSVHCNKLCADGYDVSNLVSADPALRRRGFKLEYFLRPPVQVELCRVDVELWPWGMDRGQACKRLEISTSSDPLPSDNNKHKQVQQIKDQKEQRGKKQRDCKSRQTNGNQWSVQARQWGEQTLDDPQQKGHAFKCHSNTGSSDPEPEFKLVGRCELREETRVCFARLSNGGSRPQSLPPPQPANCRQEELWSRGLPSLGAVTQLRVTVPFGGAASALGLKALVVWGQPARCCPPEEVERIKRVHEANQRQLPAPVLFTASVSKKITASQAAKPTSNHSVPEEFLDPITQEVMMLPMLLPSGVSVDNSTLDEHQKREATWGRPPNDPFTGVPFTSTSQPLPNPQLKSRIDLFLLQKGMMGRDGMLGGQGEGENPQVSRLLASEVETQKSPSHNTNSTNSAGVDYNGGNRNSNRIPTKEETGLGYSSENRIHIFSSQPLTTENDSEFKGRRKRDLSDITKESKEELNGDKQLLQKTKRAKNDTVSVSSCDSHEQRLSASLDEALFSALQGRPSFTTNLSRQKNDSEPLSTTLHAQTAGTLNMPRGDKTCSNCSCSISVYSKPASCVYRLTCGHLLCGSCLRRKSQPLNSATESTSNHVSCPNCLSPTPRSDITRVHH